Genomic segment of Catenibacterium mitsuokai:
TTTCTAAAAGTTCATTCAAATCAGACCTTTTTTCCTTAAGGTCCTTATCATCAACTTGATTAATATACATTCCATCCTTGTAATAAGTTCTAGACAGCTCATGCCACATATAATCATAATAAGGAATTTTTGATATCGTATCCTGACTAATGCCGATCTCATCATAAATCAAATGGAGTAATTTATTAGTTTCTTTACAATTATTAGAATGAAACGTATTGTAAAAAGCTGAGCATATACCAGTAATTATTTTTTCATCTGTAATTTCATAGCTTTCCTTATCAAGAAAAAAATCAATCGCATTTTTCAAAAAAGGTTTTTGAGTTTTTTCAGTTGCAGAAAATAATATTGATAACGTATCAATATCCCAAAATGTAGAACTTGATATATTAATCTTATCTCCTTCTTTTTTCCCCGTAGATAAGAAAGTAACCTTTTTGTCAGATGTTAAAACATTACTACCAGTATATTCACCATTAAAATCTATAAATAAAAATTTGCTATTGCTCACATCTAAGTATTCATTATTAAACAATTCAGTATATATTTTAGCTAATGTATTCGATTTTCCACTGCCTGTATTTCCAAAAATACCTATATGGGTATTAAAAAAATTGAATGGATTAATCTTAACAATACTGTTTTCTTTCACAGTTTTCCCGATAGTTAAATTAAATTCGTCATTTGTGCCATTGTAATCATTAACAACAGCTGAAATTTGTTTTTCATCAAGCATGACAGCAGAGTTATAAACCATTGGATAAGATATTATACCTAAATTAAATGATCCATTCTCAATATATCCAATTACATTTACAACTACTTTTCTTCTTATATTATCCAATGAATATGAGATTTTATTTTGAACTGCATTTATATCTTCCAAGTATTCTTTCACAACTCTTCCAATAATAAGATAAGGTCCTCTAATAATTCCTATGAATTGCCCAACACATATTCCTCGATACACAACACCATTATAAAAATAAGTAAGATCATTAGAAAATTGATTTGTTTCAACAATAACTGAATTTCCCTCAATTTCAACTACAAGCCCTATTTCCATTTCTTCATTCACAGATTATTACCTCCTAAAATATTATTTAGGAAAGAAAAATCCCCTACTTTTTCAGTTTGATTCTCCAATGCATTCACTATTAACTTAACATTTTCAAATTCTCTAAAATATCTATTGAATTTATTGGTTGCCTTTTCATTGAAACAAATAATATAGACTAATAAATTTGGATTTGATAGTGACCTTTTTAAGATTGATCGAATATGTTCATCCTCAAATGAAAAGCCAAACGCTATTAATACACTTTGATTTCTTTCCATTTCTTGTATAAAGATTCTAAGCATTTGATAATACTGCTCTTCTAAAACAGTTTCTGAAAATTTATTCTTAGATGGTTTAACTATTGATAATTCATTTAATATGTTCACAAATTCAGAATAATCTTCTCTGATACTATTTTCAATGTTTAAAAGACTATCATCTACAGTATCAGCAATAAAACTTTTTATATTTAATATTTCATTCACTTGATTCACATTAAAACTAGTTTCATCCAATAAAGGTTTATTAGATAATATAATTTTATCATTATCTGATTTCCAGTTTAAAGATCCATGAAGTTTCATAAGATTAATCATTGGCATCTCACGCTCAAATCGAGAATCAACCCCTACGTTAGTAACTTTAATATGAAACCTATCTACGGATACTGTTTTATTTATAAACCCATAACTACCATCATTAAAGTAAACGTTATTATTGTTTTTGCTTATTTCGTCAAAAGAATACTCAAAAAACATATCATAATTTGTAGTGAAAATATTGGCCCTTTTTGGTTGTTGAATAGAATTTCTTCTTAATATGCTATATATATTTTTTATAAATGATTGATATTGTCGAGCAATTTTTTTACATTCATCATTTTCTGCTTGCTCTTCATGTATTTTTTCATAAGTACCTTTAATAATTGAATTATAAAGAAAACATGCACTTAAATACTCGTATACTTTTTGTCTTGACTCATCTTTTTTGGATGCTTCATATAAATCTTCGAAGCTTATATCATTACCTAAGTCCAATGATTGTAGATATGGCATTGAAGCACCAGCACCAATTAGAAAATTAATGTTTTTTCCTTCTAATGTTTCTAAAATATTTCTCAATTTTTCATGCGTAATATACTCTGTCATCACATTTCCTCCTAAAATTTATTTTTATTATCCGTACTAGAATTGTTATTAAAGAAAATGGATTCTCAATCATCCTAACTAAGGCACCACTTAAACTAACAATAAGTTCAGAATAGTCTCCGTTCAAAGGACTATGAGAATCCAATATTTATAACTTATTACTTTGTAATGATATCAAGCAATGACTTGTAACTATCTACAACATCAGAAACAACATGATCATATAAATGTCTCTTAGCTTTCATTGCATTGACACCAAGACGTCCTTTAAATAGTAGGATCAGTAAATATGTCAGTATCGTATTTTTCATCCATTACATCATATGTAATATGCTGAATAATAGCTGTTGCTTTCTCATCATTAATAAGTGATGTAGCTTTGATAATAAATTCTTCAAGGTTATCTTTAAACTGATTTAATACAGATAGCTGTATACCTTGAAGAATCTGGATAATAGCCTTTCTTGTTGAACCAGTATCATCTACTAGTTCCTTCTATTATTTTTTGTTTACAACTCAATTACATATTACAACTCAGTATACTTATCACTCTTACCCTTAGCCTTTTCTACAGGGTACTTAGCTTCATTCTGACTCATCTTCATATTCACTATCTCATCAGCATCTAATCCTAGCTTATCTAATAGATTCTGACTATATACAATCACATCAGCTAATTCTTCTTTAACATGCTGTAAATCATAATTATCATCAGACCATTGGAAACATTCTAATAGTTCTGCTGCTTCTATTACGATAGACTTAGCTAGATTAGCTGGTGAATGGAATTGATCCCAGTCCCTGTCTTCTGTGAACTTTCTGATTCTATTTACTGTTTCTTCTCTCATGTTAGTTATCCTCTACTTTATACGTTCTCTTAAATAGTCTGCTAGTTCTTTATTGGTACAATAAACATAACAGCCTTTCATTCCTCTTGTCATAAGAGTTCTATAAGTGTTTTTTATGATTTGATCCGCTTCTTTTAATGCTTTGTCTGGATCTTGTTTATATAGTTTCTTTATTCCCTTTAAAGACTGATCTGTTCTTGCACGCTTATTAAAATCAGTCACAATATGACCATCTTCATATCTCATATCATCACCAATAATAACGCCTGCATAATCAAATTCTAATCCCTGAGATGTATGAATACATCCTATCTCATTAATAGAATTCTCATCTATCGCAAACGTAGAACTATTACCTAAGTTCCAGCTCATTTCAAAGTCATCAATCTTTATATCATGAACTGTAGAATCATTCTTACCTGCTTTAATCCATTCCCAGCAATAACCTGCTAACATTCTAGAACGATTATCAATCTTATTCTTTTCAAATATCAAGTCTCTTACTTCATTAGGTGTATCTAGAATTCTTATATCATAATCTATATCTTTTAAATCATAGTTAGCTGTTTCTCTTATTTCTAATACATCATCTAACCAAGCTAAGTAACCATTAGACCCATTACATCTAAATTGAGAAAGAAGTTCTAATTCAGATACTTCTGAATTAAGTTCTTTAGCCCATTTTCTAATTTCAGCAACAGAACCTATATCACTTAGAGTAACTCTTTGACTTTCATCTATAAAGAATACACTACATAGACATGCATTCATGATTTCTTTAATCTGATTTTCTCCTGCAATTCTAGGACCCAACTGTGTTCTTGCAGTTAATCTATGTCCTTCATCGCATAGTATTGTATCTATGATATTGGATTCTACTTCTATATAAGAACCAGCACCTTTAAACATATTATTAATACTGCTTTTCTTATGTCCTGTTAACTTCTTTGCATAAACATTTCTAGGAGCACTATTCTTGGAAGTATATTGTACAAATAGTCCTTCATTAGTAAGTTTTGATAATAGATTAATAGCGACTACTGTTTTACCAGTACCAGGACCACCTTTCACTATTACTGTACGCTTCTTATGGTCTTCCATGCACTTTAATGAAGTCTGTAGTATTTCTTCATATACGACCTTCTGTTCATCAATCATGATAAACTCCTGATTACCCTCTATCATACTCTTAATAGAGTCCTGAAGGCTCTTAGAAGGCTTAATCTTACCATTATCAATCTCATATAAGATTTGTTTGTTATCACCTGTCTTAACAGATTTCTTAATAAACTCTCTTAGCTTAGATACTTCACCTCTCGCAAATATAGGTGCATCTTCAACATATTCCTGATATTGATTCTGTTCTAACTTTTCTGGATTACTTTTTCTATAGTTATGTAGATAAGCACATGGATGTAATTGGATATTCTCCATCTGTACATTCTGATTATAGTCGTTAATCATGGCTGCATAAGACCATGCTTGATAGGAAGGATGAACAACTTTACGTACTGCACCACCAGTAAATGTTTCTACTAATGCATCCTGTCCACTAACTGCTTCTACTTTATCCCATTGTTTTAATTCAATAACAACAACATTAGGTTCTTTGTTTTCTCCATATCCTGATATGATAAAGTCTACTCTTTTAGATGTTTGGGGAATATTATACTCAATCGCAATACCAGAATCTTCTGGTATTGCCTGATCATTTAATACTTTATACATATATTCTAAAGAATTCTCCCATGAACGGAATTCATTACGAGCAGTTTTTCTATGCATCTTAGTATAAATTGTTTCTTCTATCTCCTGAGCAATAGAATCCATTTCTACTGCATGTAGAAAGTCATTTTTTATTCCTGAATATACAATCATCTGTCTACCTTCTTTCATTATGTATGTAAGAGAATATGAATCACATAATAGTTATAGAAAAATTATACTCTATGAGTTATGGAGTTGCAAATAGGTTTAGAGAATGAACATTATTATATTTTTGTTACCAAACTCAAAAAAAGAACGGCTAAAACCGTTCTCATCTTGGCAAGGAATCCCTGCCATAAACTATCTCTTTAAAATCTCACAAGCACTTATGAATTCATTTTTCATAGTTCTCTTGTTAATGACATTTAAAAAATCCTTTACTATACTATCCCTGTACTTCTTATCAGTTTTAAACAAGTTACTGATACTTGTTACCTCATTACGTGCTACACAATTCTCATACGTATCACATAATGAATCTAATATCATTTCAATTAATGATTTGAGTCTTTCTTGATAATCATCAGCTTTATAATTAGAAATAAACTTCGAATATACTAAATCAGGACTCTTTAATACAGAAATATCATTATTTAAGTCATCACGTGAATAATCCTCATTTACAATATAATAAGATAATCCTAATAAGGAGAAAATCACATACTTTGCATTACTTAAGACAATCTTCTCATCATCTGAAATTGTAGTTCCATTCTTTAAATCTGCTTCTATTATTGTATAATCTTCTGACAACTTAATCAAATCAAGAACAAACTCTTTTTTATTTGGGTCCTTCTCATAATTCACCCTATACAGTTTATTATATAGTGGCTTATTTTCAAATATGTTTCTCTTTCCACTTCTAGCTGTACCAGGTTGTTGATAACCAAATGAGAGTAATAGCTGACCAAGTTCATCATTTTTTATACTTTTTATATTTTTTAGTTTTTTCTTTTCACCACGTTTAATTTCTAAATAAACGCCTTCTTTCCCAAGCCATCTCTGTAACATCTTCATTTCAGGAGAATTTGATTTTAAATCTCTTGGATTAATTGGTTTTTGAGAGTTTGTGGCCTCGGCTATCTTTGAATAAAGTTTTTGATCATCATTCTTTATGCTTATAATTTTACATGGAAGATAAAATTTGTCATTATTACTTCCTTTATAATTACCAATTCTATTAGTAGTCTGTCCACCATTAACAATTGAAAAATCATAAAGTTTAACTTTATTACCATCCAAAACATACTCACTACATGCAATTGTTAGACCGTTATTATAAAACCAAAAATTATCTCTTTCTTTGTCTAGAGTCTCCTTGATGCCTTCATCAACAGTTTTATT
This window contains:
- a CDS encoding nucleotide pyrophosphohydrolase; this translates as MREETVNRIRKFTEDRDWDQFHSPANLAKSIVIEAAELLECFQWSDDNYDLQHVKEELADVIVYSQNLLDKLGLDADEIVNMKMSQNEAKYPVEKAKGKSDKYTEL
- a CDS encoding ATP-binding protein, with product MNEEMEIGLVVEIEGNSVIVETNQFSNDLTYFYNGVVYRGICVGQFIGIIRGPYLIIGRVVKEYLEDINAVQNKISYSLDNIRRKVVVNVIGYIENGSFNLGIISYPMVYNSAVMLDEKQISAVVNDYNGTNDEFNLTIGKTVKENSIVKINPFNFFNTHIGIFGNTGSGKSNTLAKIYTELFNNEYLDVSNSKFLFIDFNGEYTGSNVLTSDKKVTFLSTGKKEGDKINISSSTFWDIDTLSILFSATEKTQKPFLKNAIDFFLDKESYEITDEKIITGICSAFYNTFHSNNCKETNKLLHLIYDEIGISQDTISKIPYYDYMWHELSRTYYKDGMYINQVDDKDLKEKRSDLNELLEKELKTKYLSTTEKMKIAIYAQLIYGLSYGQVQYEYISPLIERLKSRTKIIDKLINITDESEECNVSVISLRKCNTDAKKMIPLLLVKNTYNKHKELNEDGINKSFHLIIDEAHNILSEQSIREESTWKDYRLETFEEIIKEGRKFGYYITLASQRPSDISGTIISQLHNYLIHRLVSELDLRMINNTINTLDSVSKSNIPLLSPGQCIITGTSFSIAKIVQITKLDDAAAPDSASANLKNLWIKT
- a CDS encoding DUF2075 domain-containing protein, with product MIVYSGIKNDFLHAVEMDSIAQEIEETIYTKMHRKTARNEFRSWENSLEYMYKVLNDQAIPEDSGIAIEYNIPQTSKRVDFIISGYGENKEPNVVVIELKQWDKVEAVSGQDALVETFTGGAVRKVVHPSYQAWSYAAMINDYNQNVQMENIQLHPCAYLHNYRKSNPEKLEQNQYQEYVEDAPIFARGEVSKLREFIKKSVKTGDNKQILYEIDNGKIKPSKSLQDSIKSMIEGNQEFIMIDEQKVVYEEILQTSLKCMEDHKKRTVIVKGGPGTGKTVVAINLLSKLTNEGLFVQYTSKNSAPRNVYAKKLTGHKKSSINNMFKGAGSYIEVESNIIDTILCDEGHRLTARTQLGPRIAGENQIKEIMNACLCSVFFIDESQRVTLSDIGSVAEIRKWAKELNSEVSELELLSQFRCNGSNGYLAWLDDVLEIRETANYDLKDIDYDIRILDTPNEVRDLIFEKNKIDNRSRMLAGYCWEWIKAGKNDSTVHDIKIDDFEMSWNLGNSSTFAIDENSINEIGCIHTSQGLEFDYAGVIIGDDMRYEDGHIVTDFNKRARTDQSLKGIKKLYKQDPDKALKEADQIIKNTYRTLMTRGMKGCYVYCTNKELADYLRERIK
- a CDS encoding AIPR family protein, which gives rise to MASEVLLNELRSIKEELEKSNKKVTDENAFEYLAMQFFCYKIKNIKPKLYDIESSITNGPNDGGIDFVYYDDEESKVVLGQCKYTENMKLNDIISELNKMSSTVENFKKAYTGTYNKKLKTNLQNALDRLPDESAGNVEYCIFTTSDINQNDVTNKLHAENNLYSKDMVSVYGVSEINSQIKELIEKAKTVNEYKIEIDYPHNVLQYETDNVSGIMVNMSSESLVRMYDKFKDEGLFDLNIRKYIKNKTVDEGIKETLDKERDNFWFYNNGLTIACSEYVLDGNKVKLYDFSIVNGGQTTNRIGNYKGSNNDKFYLPCKIISIKNDDQKLYSKIAEATNSQKPINPRDLKSNSPEMKMLQRWLGKEGVYLEIKRGEKKKLKNIKSIKNDELGQLLLSFGYQQPGTARSGKRNIFENKPLYNKLYRVNYEKDPNKKEFVLDLIKLSEDYTIIEADLKNGTTISDDEKIVLSNAKYVIFSLLGLSYYIVNEDYSRDDLNNDISVLKSPDLVYSKFISNYKADDYQERLKSLIEMILDSLCDTYENCVARNEVTSISNLFKTDKKYRDSIVKDFLNVINKRTMKNEFISACEILKR
- a CDS encoding SIR2 family protein; translated protein: MTEYITHEKLRNILETLEGKNINFLIGAGASMPYLQSLDLGNDISFEDLYEASKKDESRQKVYEYLSACFLYNSIIKGTYEKIHEEQAENDECKKIARQYQSFIKNIYSILRRNSIQQPKRANIFTTNYDMFFEYSFDEISKNNNNVYFNDGSYGFINKTVSVDRFHIKVTNVGVDSRFEREMPMINLMKLHGSLNWKSDNDKIILSNKPLLDETSFNVNQVNEILNIKSFIADTVDDSLLNIENSIREDYSEFVNILNELSIVKPSKNKFSETVLEEQYYQMLRIFIQEMERNQSVLIAFGFSFEDEHIRSILKRSLSNPNLLVYIICFNEKATNKFNRYFREFENVKLIVNALENQTEKVGDFSFLNNILGGNNL